The following coding sequences lie in one Glycine soja cultivar W05 chromosome 16, ASM419377v2, whole genome shotgun sequence genomic window:
- the LOC114390280 gene encoding receptor-like protein EIX1: protein MIMNSSSIYILVFVQLWLLSLPCRESVCIPSERETLLKFKNNLNDPSNRLWSWNHNHTNCCHWYGVLCHNLTSHLLQLHLNTTFSAFEFDYDYHYRFDEEAYRRRSFGGEISPCLADLKHLNYLDLSGNYFLGKGMSIPSFLGTMTSLTHLNLSHTGFNGKIPPQIGNFSKLRYLDLSYNYFLGEGMAIPSFLCAMTSLTHLDLSYTLFHGKIPSQIGNLSNLVYLDLGGYSDLLAENVEWVSSMWKLEYLDLSYANLSKAFHWLHTLQSLPSLTHLYLYECTLPHYNEPSLLNFSSLQTLILYNTSYSPAISFVPKWIFKLEKLVSLELSGNYEIQGPIPGGIRNLTLLQNLDLSFNSFSSSIPDCLDGLRRLKFLNLKGNKLHGTISDALGNLTSLVELDLSRNQLEGTIPTFLGNLRNLREINLKYLYLSFNKFSGNPFESLGSLSKLSYLYIDGNNFQGVVKEDDLANLTSLEQFSASGNNFTLKVGPNWIPNFQLTFLEVTSWQLGPSFPSWIQSQNKLEYVGLSNTGIIDSIPTQMCEALSQVLYLNLSHNHIHGEIGTTLKNPISIQTIDLSSNHLCGKLPYLSRDVIQLDLSSNSFSESMNDFLCNDQEEPMQLEFLNLASNNLSGEIPDCWMNWTFLVDVNLQSNHFVGNLPSSMGSLSELQSLQIRNNTLSGIFPTSLKKTNQLKSLDLGENNLSGSIPPWVGEKLSNMKILRLRSNSFSGHIPNEICQMSHLQVLDLAKNNLSGNIPSCFNNLSAMTLVNRSTDPRIYSSALNYTIYSSNSDIVSVLLWLKGRGDEYKNILGLVTSIDLSSNKLLGEIPREITDINGLNFLNLSHNQLIGPIPEGIGNMGSLQSIDFSRNQLSGEIPPTIANLSFLSMLDLSYNHLKGNIPTGTQLQTFDASSFIGNNLCGPPLPINCSSNGKTHSYEGSDGHGVNWFFVSMTIGFVAGFWIVIAPLLICRSWRYAYFHFLDHVWFKLQSFCSCSISV from the coding sequence CTTTGGTCTTGGAATCATAATCATACCAACTGTTGCCACTGGTATGGAGTCCTCTGCCACAACCTCACTTCCCATCTTCTTCAGCTTCACCTCAACACTACGTTTTCTGCTTTCGAATTTGACTATGATTACCACTATCGCTTCGATGAGGAAGCTTATAGGAGAAGGAGCTTTGGTGGAGAGATAAGTCCTTGTTTGGCTGATTTAAAGCATTTGAATTACTTGGACTTGAGCGGCAATTATTTCCTTGGAAAAGGTATGTCAATTCCTTCTTTCCTTGGGACAATGACTTCCTTGACTCACCTCAACCTCTCTCATACTGGATTCAATGGGAAGATTCCTCCTCAGATTGGGAATTTCTCTAAGCTTCGATATCTTGACTTGAGCTACAATTATTTCCTTGGAGAAGGTATGGcaattccttctttcctttgtgCAATGACCTCCTTGACTCACCTCGACCTCTCTTATACTCTATTCCATGGGAAGATTCCATCTCAGATTGGGAATCTCTCCAATTTGGTCTACCTTGACCTCGGAGGTTATTCTGATCTGTTAGCTGAAAATGTAGAATGGGTATCAAGTATGTGGAAGCTTGAATATCTTGATTTGAGTTATGCAAACCTATCCAAAGCATTTCATTGGCTACACACTCTCCAATCTCTTCCTTCTTTGACCCACCTATATTTGTATGAATGCACACTCCCTCACTATAATGAACCATCCCTGCTCAACTTCTCATCTCTGCAAACTCTCATTCTTTACAATACTAGTTATTCCCCTGCCATTTCTTTTGTCCCCAAGTGGATATTCAAATTGGAGAAACTTGTTTCTCTTGAATTATCAGGTAATTATGAAATCCAAGGTCCGATTCCTGGTGGTATTCGAAACCTCacacttcttcaaaatcttgacttgtctttcaattcattctcatCTTCTATACCTGATTGCTTAGACGGTCTTCGTCGTCTCAAGTTCCTGAACCTCAAGGGCAACAAATTGCATGGGACTATTTCTGATGCCCTGGGAAATTTGacttctcttgttgaacttgatTTATCACGTAATCAACTTGAAGGAACAATTCCGACTTTTTTGGGTAATCTCCGCAACTTAagggagataaatttaaaatatctctATCTCTCTTTTAATAAATTCAGTGGAAATCCATTTGAAAGTCTTGGATCACTCTCTAAATTGTCATATCTTTATATTGATGGCAATAATTTTCAAGGAGTTGTCAAGGAAGATGATCTTGCAAATCTTACAAGCTTGGAGCAGTTTAGTGCATCAGGAAACAATTTCACTTTAAAAGTGGGTCCCAATTGGATTCCTAATTTTCAACTTACCTTTTTGGAAGTGACATCATGGCAGTTAGGTCCCAGCTTTCCATCGTGGATTCAGTCACAAAACAAACTTGAATATGTTGGACTGTCTAACACGGGGATTATTGATTCTATTCCCACACAGATGTGCGAGGCACTTTCTCAGGTTTTGTATTTAAACCTCTCTCATAATCATATCCATGGTGAGATTGGGACTACATTAAAGAATCCAATATCTATCCAAACTATTGATCTAAGCTCAAATCACTTGTGTGGTAAATTACCCTATCTTTCAAGAGATGTGATTCAGTTAGATCTTTCGAGCAATTCATTCTCTGAATCCATGAATGATTTTTTATGTAACGATCAGGAAGAGCCAATGCAATTAGAATTTCTGAATCTTGCATCGAATAATTTGTCAGGAGAGATACCTGATTGCTGGATGAATTGGACATTTCTTGTGGATGTAAATTTACAAAGCAACCATTTTGTTGGGAACTTACCGTCATCCATGGGTTCCTTGTCTGAGCTGCAGTCTTTACAAATTCGTAACAACACACTCTCAGGAATATTTCCTACCAGTTTGAAGAAGACTAACCAATTGAAATCCTTGGATCTTGGAGAAAATAATCTTTCAGGAAGTATTCCACCATGGGTGGGAGAAAAGCTCTCAAATATGAAAATCCTCCGCCTTCGATCAAACAGTTTTTCCGGTCACATTCCAAATGAAATATGCCAGATGAGTCATCTTCAAGTTTTAGACCTTGCAAAAAACAATTTGTCTGGCAATATACCGAGCTGTTTCAATAACTTGAGTGCCATGACACTAGTGAACCGAAGTACAGATCCCAGAATCTATTCTTCAGCACTGAATTATACAATATACTCTTCCAATTCTGATATAGTTAGTGTGCTACTATGGCTGAAAGGAAGAGGAGATGAGTACAAAAACATTCTGGGTTTGGTAACAAGCATTGATCTGTCAAGTAACAAATTATTAGGAGAAATACCTAGAGAAATCACAGATATAAATGGATTGAACTTTTTGAACTTGTCCCACAACCAATTGATTGGTCCTATTCCAGAAGGTATTGGTAATATGGGATCGTTACAGTCCATTGATTTTTCGAGGAATCAACTTTCTGGTGAAATCCCTCCAACCATTGCAAATTTGAGCTTTCTGAGCATGCTAGACTTGTCTTACAATCATTTGAAGGGAAATATTCCAACAGGAACTCAATTGCAAACCTTTGATGCCTCCAGCTTTATTGGCAACAATCTATGTGGTCCACCACTGCCCATAAACTGCAGCTCCAATGGGAAAACTCATAGTTATGAAGGAAGTGATGGGCATGGAGTGAATTGGTTTTTTGTCAGTATGACAATTGGATTTGTTGCGGGATTCTGGATAGTGATTGCTCCTTTACTTATTTGTAGATCATGGAGGTATGCCTATTTTCATTTCCTTGATCACGTGTGGTTCAAACTTCAATCTTTTTGCTCATGTAGTATCAGTGTTTAG